Proteins encoded within one genomic window of Methanosarcina barkeri str. Wiesmoor:
- a CDS encoding sodium:solute symporter, producing MNGYSIFLVMLTVYIAGLVAIGWYFNSRQKSITDFWLAGRRIGPSALGFSAAASWLTAGGILAVIGYYMLQGMGSIWAFVAPNIISLLFLAVLVKKIKNLPAITQPELLEQRYGSIVRLPIALIITVVMILFSVSDITGLSLVLQTFYGVDPLYAAAIVAIAVSLYVTLGGLYAVIWTDTIQFSFLALFAIVMAFATVGTVADGGLNTSAISVSQLFGNVSGDWWNPFSIGLPMVLIFSFALIPGWITEQDPWQKIWSAKDEKSASVGMVLGALMITVIFAVCAVIAIALNNIYPEIAGMGYPAGMASAEPALLSFVSERFASAPVVVAFSAIGLAAASMSCTDTFSTSGASCISRDIYQRYIKPDATMKEMMLVNRASVLFIILAATAGSFIIPNILDAIQIATFIASSSYFFPLMGGLYWKRATKEGAFAGMVIGFIVQVSLVALDLINTPPLAASYLESVHPILMGHGVIVGMSLSAIAFFGVSLMTKPSSKVNLAPFFEEEAKELSLSETKKINEKDPEYSAFLKNLNEKVTGERAHLQLNLHTSGNLSWQEVTENLKTMSPAWVTPTGIDSVYRLTHGDMLACVAVTRGTGERDIWLKAEPRLETLGTQKRELFTAYEELKKVFGQKNVKLDYI from the coding sequence ATGAATGGTTATAGTATTTTCCTTGTAATGCTCACAGTCTATATAGCTGGACTTGTGGCTATTGGCTGGTACTTCAATAGTAGACAGAAATCCATTACAGACTTCTGGCTTGCTGGCCGCAGGATAGGGCCTTCCGCCCTTGGATTTTCAGCTGCAGCGTCCTGGCTGACAGCGGGAGGAATTCTTGCAGTAATAGGTTATTATATGCTTCAGGGAATGGGCTCTATATGGGCTTTTGTAGCTCCAAACATCATTTCCCTCCTATTCCTTGCTGTGCTTGTGAAGAAAATCAAAAATTTGCCTGCAATCACCCAGCCTGAACTTCTGGAACAACGTTATGGCAGTATAGTCCGATTGCCAATTGCCCTGATCATAACTGTTGTAATGATTCTTTTTTCAGTATCCGATATTACAGGGCTTTCCCTTGTGCTACAAACTTTTTATGGTGTTGATCCTCTCTATGCCGCAGCTATTGTTGCAATTGCGGTTTCTCTTTACGTAACTCTCGGAGGGTTGTATGCAGTTATCTGGACAGACACTATCCAGTTTTCATTCCTTGCTCTTTTTGCAATAGTAATGGCTTTTGCCACAGTAGGAACAGTCGCTGATGGAGGCCTCAACACTTCTGCAATAAGCGTTTCACAGCTTTTCGGAAATGTATCTGGAGACTGGTGGAACCCCTTCTCAATCGGCCTTCCCATGGTTTTAATTTTTTCCTTTGCCTTAATTCCGGGCTGGATTACAGAACAAGACCCCTGGCAGAAAATCTGGTCTGCAAAAGATGAAAAATCTGCTAGTGTAGGAATGGTACTTGGCGCTCTCATGATCACTGTGATCTTTGCAGTCTGCGCTGTGATTGCAATAGCTCTAAACAATATATACCCTGAAATAGCAGGAATGGGCTATCCAGCAGGAATGGCCTCTGCAGAGCCTGCGCTCCTGTCCTTTGTCAGTGAGCGTTTCGCCTCAGCACCGGTAGTAGTAGCCTTCAGTGCAATCGGGCTTGCAGCAGCTTCCATGTCCTGTACAGACACTTTTTCAACATCAGGTGCTTCCTGTATTTCAAGGGATATTTACCAGAGGTATATAAAGCCAGACGCTACAATGAAGGAAATGATGCTGGTAAACAGGGCCAGTGTACTGTTTATCATACTCGCTGCAACAGCAGGTTCATTCATCATTCCCAATATTCTTGATGCCATTCAAATTGCAACTTTCATTGCGAGTTCTTCTTATTTCTTCCCACTAATGGGAGGCCTGTACTGGAAGCGAGCTACCAAGGAAGGAGCGTTTGCAGGCATGGTAATCGGGTTTATTGTTCAGGTGTCTCTTGTGGCTCTGGACCTTATAAATACACCTCCTCTTGCCGCTAGTTATCTGGAAAGTGTTCACCCCATTCTCATGGGCCACGGAGTTATTGTGGGAATGTCTCTGAGTGCAATTGCTTTCTTTGGAGTTTCACTAATGACAAAACCCTCAAGCAAGGTTAATCTTGCACCTTTCTTTGAAGAGGAAGCCAAAGAACTTTCTCTCTCCGAAACGAAAAAAATCAATGAGAAAGACCCTGAATATAGCGCTTTCCTTAAAAATCTTAATGAAAAAGTTACAGGAGAACGTGCTCACCTCCAGCTCAATCTCCATACTTCCGGAAATCTTAGCTGGCAAGAAGTGACTGAAAACCTTAAAACAATGTCTCCTGCGTGGGTAACTCCTACAGGGATTGATTCAGTCTACAGGTTGACTCATGGAGATATGCTTGCTTGTGTTGCAGTTACAAGGGGAACCGGAGAAAGGGATATCTGGCTTAAAGCAGAGCCCAGGCTTGAAACCCTGGGAACGCAGAAGAGAGAACTTTTCACGGCCTATGAAGAGTTGAAAAAAGTGTTTGGTCAGAAAAATGTAAAACTTGACTACATCTAA
- the mtrA gene encoding tetrahydromethanopterin S-methyltransferase subunit A yields MADKKEPAPGWPILKGEYEVGDVKNCVLVITCGSHLPGQPILDAGAAVTGSCKTENLGIEKVVAHIISNPNIRYLLVTGSEVKGHITGQSVMSLHANGVKDNRISGALGAIPYVENLNEDAIARFQEQVDVVNLLDTEDMGAITSKVKELASKDPGAFDAEPMIVEISEEGEEEEEGGAVRPVSGEIAVIRSRLKAIEARMMDIGNLNKFHSGVHAGKIEGAMIGLTVTISLLGLLLLGR; encoded by the coding sequence ATGGCAGATAAGAAAGAACCAGCCCCAGGATGGCCTATCCTGAAAGGAGAATATGAAGTAGGCGATGTCAAGAACTGTGTACTGGTAATTACCTGCGGGTCACACCTTCCCGGACAACCAATTCTTGATGCAGGAGCAGCCGTTACCGGATCATGTAAGACCGAAAATCTCGGTATTGAAAAGGTAGTTGCTCACATTATCTCGAACCCTAACATCAGGTACCTGCTTGTGACTGGCTCTGAAGTTAAAGGGCACATTACCGGGCAGTCAGTGATGAGCCTGCACGCAAACGGTGTAAAAGATAACAGGATTTCAGGGGCATTGGGTGCAATTCCATATGTGGAAAACCTGAATGAAGACGCAATTGCTCGTTTCCAGGAACAGGTTGATGTTGTCAACCTTCTTGATACTGAGGATATGGGTGCCATCACCTCCAAAGTGAAAGAACTCGCCTCAAAAGACCCGGGTGCTTTTGATGCAGAACCTATGATCGTGGAGATCAGTGAAGAAGGCGAAGAAGAAGAAGAGGGCGGTGCTGTCAGGCCTGTCTCTGGGGAAATTGCAGTTATCCGCAGCAGACTGAAGGCAATTGAAGCCCGCATGATGGACATAGGAAACTTGAACAAGTTCCACTCAGGAGTTCACGCAGGAAAGATCGAAGGTGCCATGATAGGGTTGACAGTAACCATATCCCTGCTTGGGTTATTACTGCTAGGGAGGTAA
- a CDS encoding tetrahydromethanopterin S-methyltransferase subunit B, which produces MSMIRIAPELNLVMDPETGTITQERKDSIQYSMEPVFERVDKLDAIADDLVNSLSPSNPLLNSWPGRENTSYMAGFYGNTFYGVIIGLAFSGLLALVIYIASLMRGVV; this is translated from the coding sequence ATGAGCATGATTAGAATAGCTCCCGAGTTAAATTTAGTTATGGATCCGGAAACAGGAACCATAACACAAGAACGGAAAGACTCGATTCAGTATTCCATGGAGCCCGTATTTGAGAGAGTGGACAAACTGGATGCAATTGCAGACGACCTGGTGAATTCCCTTTCACCCAGCAATCCGCTCCTTAATTCCTGGCCAGGCCGTGAGAACACCTCCTATATGGCAGGATTTTATGGAAACACTTTCTACGGAGTCATTATAGGGCTTGCCTTCAGCGGGCTACTGGCCCTTGTCATATACATAGCAAGTTTGATGAGAGGGGTGGTGTAA
- the mtrC gene encoding tetrahydromethanopterin S-methyltransferase subunit MtrC, with protein sequence MSAGGAGGEAKGGYPPQTIMALGIVGGLVGIYLGNFAPPAYSFFGGLGAICATVWGADAVRRVASYGLGTGVPSIGMLALGMGILAALFGLSVGGTAGPIVAIVVAAIIGGVIGALANKVIGMGIPIMEKAMVEISCAGTLVILGLSVVIAGSFDFASVVQYVVANGYIALIFIIGGMGILHPFNASLGPDEKQDRTLMLAVEKGAIALIIAGFASSLHEGLMAAGLNMLIGIIIWYVAFSKHYALIKRDAYAVVGSGMLPSSEELQ encoded by the coding sequence ATGTCTGCAGGTGGAGCAGGAGGAGAAGCAAAGGGAGGCTATCCTCCACAAACAATAATGGCTTTAGGTATCGTCGGCGGTCTTGTCGGGATTTACCTTGGTAACTTCGCACCTCCAGCATATTCCTTCTTTGGAGGTCTTGGAGCGATCTGTGCAACTGTCTGGGGTGCTGATGCGGTTCGCCGTGTAGCAAGCTATGGACTTGGTACAGGTGTCCCATCAATCGGTATGCTTGCCCTTGGTATGGGTATTCTAGCAGCTCTCTTCGGGCTTTCAGTAGGAGGCACTGCAGGGCCTATAGTAGCCATCGTTGTAGCAGCAATTATAGGTGGCGTTATTGGTGCCCTTGCAAACAAAGTAATCGGAATGGGCATCCCCATAATGGAAAAGGCAATGGTAGAGATTTCATGTGCAGGCACCCTTGTAATCCTCGGGCTGAGCGTTGTTATTGCCGGATCCTTTGATTTTGCTTCAGTTGTCCAATACGTCGTTGCAAACGGATACATTGCACTGATCTTTATAATAGGTGGTATGGGAATCCTTCACCCCTTCAACGCTAGCTTGGGACCTGATGAGAAACAGGACAGAACCCTTATGCTTGCTGTTGAAAAAGGAGCAATTGCATTAATAATTGCAGGCTTTGCCTCTTCACTCCATGAAGGATTAATGGCTGCTGGCTTAAACATGCTTATAGGCATTATCATCTGGTATGTCGCTTTCAGCAAGCACTATGCACTTATTAAGAGAGATGCATACGCAGTGGTTGGAAGTGGTATGCTGCCTAGTTCGGAGGAACTACAATGA
- a CDS encoding TOBE domain-containing protein, with amino-acid sequence MKARTKVWFTEDGKTVMGAGRATLLKTIEEEHSLRKACKKLGISYKQAWIVLKKMNEALGEPAVLTVRGGKNQGTFLTDLGRKLLAEYEASKQLISETIGDETAWENVSFKLSARNQLPGKVLEVKKNGLVSKITIEMEPSVITSVVTEEAVEKLDIKPGDRVYAVIKSTEVMVAKIVGEKEPTKIDSKETDRSD; translated from the coding sequence GTGAAAGCAAGAACAAAGGTCTGGTTTACAGAAGACGGAAAGACCGTCATGGGTGCTGGAAGAGCTACATTACTAAAGACAATAGAAGAAGAGCACTCGCTTCGGAAAGCCTGTAAGAAGCTTGGGATATCATATAAACAAGCCTGGATAGTACTTAAAAAAATGAATGAAGCTCTTGGCGAACCTGCAGTCCTCACAGTACGAGGGGGAAAAAATCAGGGTACTTTCCTGACCGACCTCGGAAGAAAATTGTTGGCTGAGTACGAAGCCAGTAAGCAGCTTATTAGTGAAACCATCGGAGATGAAACAGCCTGGGAAAATGTAAGCTTCAAATTATCAGCTAGAAACCAGCTACCTGGTAAAGTGCTGGAAGTGAAAAAAAACGGGCTTGTATCTAAAATTACGATTGAAATGGAACCCTCAGTTATAACCTCAGTAGTCACTGAAGAAGCTGTAGAAAAACTTGATATCAAACCCGGAGACAGGGTTTACGCGGTCATTAAATCTACCGAGGTAATGGTTGCAAAAATTGTCGGTGAAAAAGAACCTACAAAAATCGATTCAAAGGAGACAGATCGCTCCGACTGA
- a CDS encoding sugar phosphate isomerase/epimerase family protein — protein sequence MILGASSFAGHPEDLKEYVESIELYIPKLGIYNGSTLEIEKLDLILDEISTYDFAVTVHAPYSAGDSKYPSALQVDTARMREREFILMEESISLASRIGAPVVVLHPGRIGPDREKSYFSMVKNLKKLSSLAENYGVTLGLENKEGTDPSNFCCEAEELSRTIEAVNSEHLKATFDIGHANLTCGGDPDKLREFVWTLQKYIIHLHLHDNSGQWTEKYDGDEHMAPGEGCVDFSVLKLLSGYRGVYNFEVFSLEDLLFGKKTLENAFKL from the coding sequence GTGATTTTAGGAGCCTCTTCTTTTGCCGGCCACCCTGAAGATTTAAAGGAATATGTCGAGTCCATAGAACTGTATATCCCCAAGCTTGGGATTTACAATGGTTCGACACTTGAAATTGAAAAGCTTGACCTAATACTCGATGAAATCTCGACATATGATTTTGCAGTTACAGTTCATGCCCCTTACTCTGCTGGAGACTCGAAATATCCTTCAGCTCTCCAGGTTGATACTGCAAGAATGCGCGAGAGGGAATTTATCCTTATGGAAGAATCAATCTCGCTTGCAAGTCGGATCGGAGCCCCCGTTGTGGTGTTACATCCGGGCAGGATTGGACCTGATAGGGAAAAATCTTATTTCTCTATGGTTAAAAACCTCAAAAAGCTTTCATCCTTAGCTGAAAATTATGGAGTTACTCTGGGCCTTGAAAACAAGGAAGGTACAGACCCCTCGAACTTTTGCTGTGAGGCCGAAGAGCTTTCCAGGACTATAGAAGCTGTGAATTCTGAACACCTGAAAGCCACCTTTGATATCGGACACGCAAACCTTACCTGCGGAGGAGATCCTGACAAACTCAGGGAGTTTGTTTGGACCTTGCAGAAATATATCATTCATCTTCACCTGCATGATAATAGTGGGCAATGGACAGAAAAATACGACGGAGACGAGCATATGGCTCCCGGAGAAGGTTGCGTGGACTTTTCAGTCCTGAAGTTGCTTTCGGGATATAGAGGTGTCTATAATTTTGAGGTATTCTCTCTTGAAGATCTTCTTTTTGGAAAAAAGACTCTTGAGAATGCTTTCAAGCTATAA
- the mtrE gene encoding tetrahydromethanopterin S-methyltransferase subunit E, which translates to MEPLISMGVLALIGVAATIAGASEDLESDIGSQSNPNSQVQLAPQMMFPHRIFNKAISGEPPSNALMCSIGAAVATVLISEFTMSPLFALVFGSLIAACVHATFAVTSTMGRCASQSRFKQPIYLDMIRSHITPIMGYAFITTFCILVVSYLMTVVLGHPFPLTMLAFIWGITIGAIGSSTGDVHYGAEREFQQFEFGSGLNASNSGNIVRYAESGLRDGFDNSWFCAKFGGPVTGLAFGMTVFLGSWITTIFDPAKGLGWLSVIAGIVIVFILIIWNWKMEVYARKAYGPYKEDKTEEASA; encoded by the coding sequence ATGGAACCACTCATAAGCATGGGAGTGCTTGCACTTATTGGAGTGGCTGCGACCATTGCAGGTGCCTCAGAGGACCTGGAATCTGATATCGGTTCGCAGAGTAACCCTAACTCTCAGGTGCAGTTAGCTCCCCAAATGATGTTTCCCCACAGAATATTTAACAAAGCGATATCGGGAGAACCACCATCAAATGCATTAATGTGTTCGATTGGTGCAGCCGTTGCAACAGTATTAATAAGTGAGTTTACCATGTCCCCACTCTTTGCACTGGTATTTGGTTCACTTATTGCAGCATGCGTGCACGCTACTTTTGCGGTAACTTCTACAATGGGCAGATGTGCCAGTCAGAGTCGGTTCAAGCAGCCGATTTATCTTGATATGATAAGAAGTCACATCACACCAATTATGGGATATGCGTTCATAACAACCTTCTGTATTCTAGTGGTATCATACTTGATGACCGTTGTACTCGGGCATCCCTTCCCGCTAACTATGCTGGCTTTTATATGGGGTATCACGATAGGTGCAATTGGATCGTCAACAGGCGACGTTCACTACGGTGCAGAACGTGAGTTCCAGCAGTTTGAATTCGGTTCAGGTCTGAACGCTTCAAACTCAGGAAACATTGTAAGATATGCCGAATCCGGCCTTAGGGATGGGTTCGATAACTCCTGGTTCTGTGCCAAGTTCGGAGGTCCTGTCACAGGGCTTGCTTTTGGTATGACTGTATTCCTTGGAAGCTGGATAACCACTATTTTTGATCCTGCAAAAGGCCTGGGATGGCTCTCTGTTATTGCAGGCATTGTTATTGTCTTTATTTTAATTATCTGGAACTGGAAGATGGAAGTTTATGCCCGCAAAGCATATGGGCCTTATAAAGAAGATAAGACTGAGGAGGCTTCAGCATGA
- the mtrD gene encoding tetrahydromethanopterin S-methyltransferase subunit D, with protein MIDAILGNIIWMALITIGGVLISWSVHFVPVGGAPAAMAQATGIGTGTVQLAAGAGLTGLVSAGFMMNVTDNLPLILASGSVGAMIMIAVTMIVGSIVYVYGVGVVPSSAKVKVDPITKYRQDLYVSQGTEGHGLPTVSYVSGIIGGGLGGIGGSLVYYSLIEVGMSAGLEAVGVTNSVTGHELVAVAAIFAIGIFFVNAVIPSYNIGGTIEGFHDPKFKKWPKAVVSSLVASIMCAIVAVVAIAQLGGI; from the coding sequence ATGATTGACGCTATCTTAGGAAATATCATCTGGATGGCTCTTATCACAATAGGCGGCGTTTTGATTTCCTGGAGTGTCCACTTCGTGCCTGTGGGCGGTGCACCTGCAGCTATGGCTCAGGCAACTGGTATTGGTACCGGTACAGTGCAGCTGGCAGCAGGTGCCGGTCTGACAGGGCTTGTTAGTGCAGGCTTTATGATGAACGTAACAGATAACCTTCCGCTGATTCTCGCATCAGGCTCAGTGGGAGCAATGATCATGATCGCTGTGACCATGATTGTCGGTAGCATTGTCTACGTCTATGGTGTGGGTGTTGTACCTTCTTCCGCAAAAGTAAAGGTTGACCCAATTACAAAGTACAGGCAGGACCTTTATGTATCTCAGGGTACTGAAGGGCACGGGCTTCCGACAGTAAGTTATGTGAGTGGAATTATAGGCGGTGGCCTTGGTGGAATAGGAGGGTCCCTTGTTTACTATTCACTCATAGAAGTGGGCATGAGTGCAGGCCTGGAAGCGGTCGGAGTTACCAATTCAGTCACAGGACATGAGCTTGTAGCAGTTGCAGCAATATTTGCAATAGGCATTTTCTTCGTGAACGCTGTAATTCCATCCTATAACATAGGAGGTACAATTGAAGGGTTCCACGATCCAAAATTCAAAAAATGGCCAAAAGCGGTAGTTTCTTCTCTCGTAGCATCAATAATGTGTGCTATCGTGGCGGTAGTTGCAATCGCACAGCTCGGAGGTATTTAA